One Carassius carassius chromosome 20, fCarCar2.1, whole genome shotgun sequence DNA segment encodes these proteins:
- the LOC132096669 gene encoding uncharacterized protein LOC132096669 isoform X1, with amino-acid sequence MPSPKQEHKTYNKKQYCLYCFKPYSKMARHLEFVHRNEVGVVKAVAFPKHSKERRVQLNLLRKRGNFAHNTDVVRQGHGEMIACYRPKNRQRANEFIHCIYCQGLYNKRSLWKHIKNCPLKPKNEDAQGRKRVRSLCALNTPVGLEVSKGFKKVLSFMNYDEVSRVVHTDRCIMQLGEHMFNRMGSDVTKHDYIRQKMREVGRLLLEARKITPLRTMVDFIIPTNFKHVIAAVKVVSGYDEEKNSYRIPSLALKLGHSLNKISSIVESNAMMYGDHERAECARDFRKIHQARWNEYISAGAITTLKEAKWNTPQIIPFTQDVKVLHTHLEKKHNELLSKLRSCPSADSYAALAKVTLSQVILFNRRREGEVSRMLLSAFKSRDTSELHEDIAICLSEFERKLCLHFSRVEIRGKRGRKVPVLLKPSMVSAMELLVETRELCCVPAENPFMFARCGAMSAYRGGECINKAACECGIKNPEALSSTRLRKHIATMSKILNLNENEADQLADFLGHDIRIHRQYYRLPEGTLQLAKMSKVLMAMEKGTLSDYKGKKLDDIEIDPNEQLEAQGDSMSSDEEDSSDLSQSTAPVKTDQPVQSDQAVSQEDQGSSNAPKKKWEDSEVKAVERHMMSFIKTCKVPGKQDCERCIHAEPEALKQRTWTGVKNYVRNKITTLKRKGGL; translated from the exons ATGCCATCACCAAAGCAGGAACACAAGACGTACAACAAAAAGCAGTATTGCCTTTATTGCTTTAAGCCATATTCAAAAATGGCCAGACACCTTGAATTTGTCCATCGCAATGAAGtgggggttgtaaaggcagtagCATTTCCAAAACATTCCAAAGAAAGACGAGTCCAGTTAAACCTCCTTAGAAAAAGGGGCAACTTTGCCCACAACACCGATGTGGTGAGACAAGGACATGGGGAGATGATTGCCTGCTACCGTCCAAAAAATAGACAAAGAGCCAATGAATTTATTCACTGCATTTACTGCCAAGGGCTTTATAACAAGCGTAGCCTTTGGAAACATATCAAAAACTGTCCCCTGAAACCAAAAAATGAGGATGCCCAGGGCAGGAAAAGAGTTCGATCCCTGTGTGCTCTAAACACACCAGTCGGCTTAGAAGTGAGCAAAGGATTTAAGAAAGTACTCTCCTTTATGAACTATGATGAAGTTTCGCGTGTAGTTCATACTGACAGATGCATCATGCAGCTGGGGGAGCACATGTTCAACAGGATGGGGTCTGATGTGACCAAACATGACTACATCAGACAGAAGATGAGAGAAGTAGGCAGACTTCTTCTTGAAGCAAGGAAGATTACCCCACTGAGAACAATGGTAGACTTCATCATACCAACTAACTTCAAACATGTCATAGCAGCTGTTAAAGTTGTATCTGGCTATGATGAAGAGAAAAACTCCTACCGCATTCCTTCTTTAGCTCTCAAACTTGGGCATTCTTTAAACAAGATATCTAGCATTGTTGAGAGCAATGCCATGATGTATGGAGATCATGAGCGTGCTGAGTGTGCCCGAGACTTCAGGAAAATACACCAGGCAAGGTGGAATGAGTACATTTCTGCTGGTGCTATAACTACATTGAAAGAAGCCAAGTGGAACACACCACAGATCATTCCTTTCACTCAGGATGTCAAAGTCCTGCACACACATCTTGAAAAGAAACACAATGAGCTCCTAAGTAAGCTCAGATCTTGCCCTTCTGCTGACAGCTACGCTGCTCTAGCCAAGGTCACGCTGTCCCAGGTCATCCTGTTCAACCGAAGGAGAGAAGGTGAGGTATCCCGGATGCTTTTGTCAGCTTTTAAAAGCAGGGATACTTCTGAGCTACACGAAGACATTgccatctgtctgtctgagttTGAGAGGAAGCTGTGTCTGCACTTCTCAAGAGTTGAGATCCGTGGTAAACGAGGGAGAAAGGTTCCTGTGCTCCTCAAGCCTTCCATGGTTTCTGCCATGGAGCTGCTTGTTGAAACGCGTGAGCTTTGTTGTGTTCCAGCAGAGAATCCCTTTATGTTTGCTAGGTGTGGAGCAATGTCTGCCTACAGAGGAGGAGAGTGCATCAACAAAGCTGCTTGCGAATGTGGCATAAAGAACCCTGAAGCACTGTCATCAACTAGGCTCAGGAAACACATAGCAACCATGTCTAAAATTCTAAACCTTAATGAGAATGAAGCAGACCAACTGGCTGATTTCCTTGGTCATGATATCAGAATCCACAGACAGTATTATCGGTTACCAGAGGGAACACTGCAGCTGGCAAAAATGAGTAAAGTCCTAATGGCCATGGAGAAAGGAACACTGTCTGACTACAAAGGAAAGAAACTTGATGACATTGAAATCGACCCAAATG aGCAACTTGAGGCCCAAGGTGATTCCATGTCAAGTGATGAGGAGGATTCCAGTGACCTATCTCAGTCAACAGCACCAGTAAAGACTGATCAACCCGTTCAATCTGATCAAGCTGTTTCACAGGAGGATCAAG gTTCTTCAAATGCTCCAAAAAAGAAATGGGAGGACAGTGAGGTAAAAGCAGTAGAGAGACACATGATGAGTTTCATCAAGACATGCAAAGTTCCTGGTAAGCAAGACTGTGAAAGATGCATTCACGCAGAGCCAGAAGCTTTGAAGCAGCGAACATGGACTGGTGTGAAAAATTATGTGCGGAACAAGATCACGACTCTTAAAAGAAAGGGTGGTTTGTAG